The Terriglobus roseus sequence GTTCCGGCGCTGGCAGCAGCACCGCATCCGCAGACATCGCCGCGAACAGAAGCGCGTCCACGCCAAACATCAACCATGGCGTGCTTCCGTGCAAAAATGCTGGCACGGCCAGAAGGATTGCCGCGCCCAGCAACAGCAACGCGCGCGGCGTCAGGCCGAAGCCCAGCGCGCGGCCCAGCCGCCTGCCCTTTGCCCGCGCCCTGTGCGTTACCGGAGTTGGAATCAGCGTCTGCATCCGCGCCTATTTCGGCAACGGCACCGCTGCCAGAATGTCGAAGACCACACGATCTGTGCTGAAGCCCTCGAGTTCTGCCTCAGGCTTCAACATCAGACGATGCCGCAACGTTGGTGTTGCTGCAGCTTTGACATCATCCGGCAACAGAAACGCACGTCCGTCGCGAGCAGCATAGGCTTTCGCCACCAGCAGCAACATCGCTGCCGCACGCGGCGATGCGCCCAGCGATAACGCAGGCCACTCGCGCGTCCTTCGCACCACCGCAAGCAGGTAGTCGAAGAGTGCCGGCTCAACGTTTACGGCACGCACCTCCTCGCGCGCAGCCTGTAACAAACCCGCATTCATCGGAGCAATCTCTGTATCCTCAAGTCGCTGTCCGGCAGTGATGCGATGATGCCGTTCCAGCACCGTACGCTCCTCCACGGCCGACGGATAGTCCACGCGGATCTTCATCAGAAAACGATCGAGCTGCGCCTCCGGAAGCGGATACGTCCC is a genomic window containing:
- a CDS encoding AAA family ATPase, translated to MTYETSPSLELFRSGRAELGKVLAGQQELVEQALLTLLCGGHALIEGVPGVAKTLAVKTLARFLALDFRRVQGTPDTMPADILGTNVFSPKTGEFSLHRGPVFTQFLLADEVNRMPPRTQAALLESMEERQVTLDGDTHVLDGYFTVFATQNPLEFEGTYPLPEAQLDRFLMKIRVDYPSAVEERTVLERHHRITAGQRLEDTEIAPMNAGLLQAAREEVRAVNVEPALFDYLLAVVRRTREWPALSLGASPRAAAMLLLVAKAYAARDGRAFLLPDDVKAAATPTLRHRLMLKPEAELEGFSTDRVVFDILAAVPLPK